The stretch of DNA GCAGCAAGACCGTGCGCTGTGACTGCGCTGAGCCGCGCAGCACCGCGGTGACCGACGTGCATTGCCCGCCCGTGCGCACTTCCAGGCCGAGCCCGTCGAGTTCGGCGAGCACGCTGTCCTGCGTGCGCGGCAGTTGCAGGCCGACTTCCGGTTCGCGGTGCAGGCGGCGGCGCAGCCGCACCAGCTCGCCGGACATCTCGCGCGCATCCTCCACTATGGACACCATGGCCCCTTTCCCCTTGAGAATCCCGAAATCACACCGCGGCGCCGTCGCGATCCGACGCCGGATCGCTGCTTTGCGCGGACTCCGGCAGCAGCAGCGCGGCCACCAGCGACAGCACCGCAGCCCCCACCAGGTAGTAGGCGGGTGCCAGCCGGCCGCTCGCGGCCAGCGCGCTCAGGATCAGCGGCGTGAAGCCGCCGAACACCGACACGGAGACGCTGTAGGCGACCGAGAGCCCGCTGTAGCGCACGCTGGTCGGGAAGCTCTCGGCCAGCGCCGTGGCCAAGCACCCGGTCATCGGCGCGAGCACCACGGCCAGCACGAGGTAACCGAGCGCGGCCGAGCCGAACGTGCCGTGCAGGAACAGCAGGTACGTGGGCACCGCGCACACCACCAGCACGGCCAGCGAACCGACGAGCATCGGCCTGCGCCGCCCGATGCGGTCCGCGTACAGCGCCCACAGCGGGATCAGCACCAGCTGCGCGCAGGTACCGATCATCATCGCGGCGAACATCTGCCCGCGCGCGAGACCGACCTGCTCGACCAGGAACGCCGGGAAGAACGCTTGCACCATGTAGAAGAACGTCGTGCCGGTGATCATCAAGCCGATCACCTTCAGCACGTTCGGCCAGTGGTCGCGCAGCACCGTCGGCAGCGGCGCGCCCCGTTCGCCGCCCTGCTCGGCCTTGAACTGAGGTGTCTCGTCCAGGCGCAGCCGCAGGTAGAAGCCGATGACGCCGAGCGGCAACGTGAGCAGGAACGGAATCCGCCAGCCCCACGCGTTGAGGGCCTGCTCGCTGAGCACCGCGCTCAGCGAAGCACCGACCGCGGAACCGGCGAGCCCGGCCAGCATCTGGGTGAAGAACTGCCAGCTGCCGAAGAAGTTCCTCCGGTGCTCGGGCGCGTACTCGACCATGTAGGCCGTCGCGCCGCCGAACTCGCCACCGGCGGAGAACCCCTGCGCCACCCGCGCCACGATCAGCAGGATCGGCGCGAGCACACCGATGGCGTCGGCGTTCGGCAGCACGCCGATCACGAAGGTGGCCGCCGACATCCCGATCAGCGACACGGCGAGCGTGCCGCGCCTGCCGAGCCGGTCACCGAAGTGCCCGAACACCAGCGCGCCGAGCGGGCGCAGCACGAACGAGATGCCGAACGCGGCGAACGTGGGGATCAGCGAGGTCGTCCCGTCCGGGACGGGGAAGAAGTTCACCGCGATGGCGGCGGCGAAGAACCCGTAGAGGGTGAACTCGAACCATTCGACGAAGTTGCCGATCGACGCCGCCAGCACGGCTTTGCGGCGCACGGCCGGTGGCGCCGGTGCGGCGCCGTTCGGTGGGTGGTTCGGCTCGGTCACTTCGGCACCTGCTTTCACTTCAGCCGGGGACCTCGCGGTCCGGCACCCGGCTGCGGGCGTCCATCGCGGCGGCAGCTCCGGGCTCGACGAGCCCCGGCTCGCACTGGGCACCACCGGGCACCGGACCCCGCGGAGTGATCGGCGACACGGCGTGCTGAGGTGACAGGCAGTGTGCTGCTGCGGGAACAACGGTCGAACAGATCGAAGGATTCGTGCACGGCGAAGCGCTGCTGGAGGTGATTCGTGCATCCGCTGCTGGACGAGCAGGACCTGTCACTGCTGCACGCCCTGCAGGTCGCACCTCGGGTGAGCTGGGCGGATGCCGCGCGCGTGCTCGGTTCGACGGCGACGACGCTGGCCGCGCGCTGGGAACGGCTGCGCTCCAGCGGAACGGCGTGGGTCACCGCGCACGCGGGCGGGAAGCTGAGCACGGTCACGCTCGCGTTCGTCGAGCTCGACGTCGCCCCGCAGCGGCGGAGCGAGGTCATCGGCGCGTTGTGCCGCGACCCGCGGGCGGCCACGATCGACGAGACCGCCAGCGGCCGGGACCTGATCATCACCGTGCTGACTCCGGACCACGACTCGCTGACGCGGTTCGCGCTCGACGAGCTGCCGCGGATCCCGGGCGTGCAGCGGGTCGACACGCACCTGGCGACGAAGGTGCACGCGGAGGGCAGCCGCTGGCGGCTCGACGCGCTCGACCCGGCACAGCGATCCGAGCTGCAGGCCGCCGCACCGCGGACCGACGGGTTCACCTCGCTCCCGGAGCACTACTGGCCGCTGGTCGAGGCGCTGATCCACGATGGACGGCGCAGCGCCGCCGACATCGCGCGCGTCCTCGACCGCAATCCGGCCACGGTGCGGCGGCAGGTCGGCAGGTTGCTGGCCTCGGAGCAGCTGTCCTTCCGCTGCGACGTGGCGCAGGTCCGTTCGCAGTGGCCGATGTCGTGCATCTTCCTGGCCGAGCTGCCCGCCGCGGAACTGGACCGCACGGTGCGCTCGTTGCGCACCCTCGCCGAACTGCGGCTGTGCGTGTCCACAGTGGGCAAGGCGAACCTGCTTTTCCAGCTGTGGGCGCGTTCGCCCGCCGATCTGCGGCGGCTGGAGCTGCTGCTGGCCGAGAAGCTGCCGCGGCTGTCGATCAACGAGCGGGTGCTGGTGCTGCGGGTGGCCAAGCGGATGGGCTGGCTGCTGGACGAATCCGGGCGCTGCACCGGGGAAGTCGTGGTGCCCAGCGTGACTCCCCGGTGGCTGCCCGGGTGACTTCGGCCGGTCGGAAGACTGCTGTTGCCCGAATGACCGTTGCCCGCCCGGATCGCTGCGGCTGCCGGGTGATCAGCCGGTGACCTCGTGCTCGGCGACGGTCCAGGCGCGGGCCTGATCGCTGAGCGTCACGCCGAGTCCGGGACGCGCGGACAGGTGCATCCGCCCGTCGGAGATCTCCAAGTGCTCGTTGAACAACGGGTCCAGCCACTCGAAGTGCTCCACCCACGGTTCGTGCGGATACGCCGCGGCGAGGTGCACGTGGATCTCCATCGCGAAGTGCGGCGCGAGTTGCAGGTGCTGCTGCTCGGCCAGCGCCATGACCTTCAGGAATCGCGAGATCCCGCCGATGCGGGGAGCGTCCGGCTGCACCACGTCGGCGCCGCCGAGCCGGATGAGCTCCGCGTGCTCGGCGGTGCTCGCCAGCATCTCGCCGGTCGCGATCGGAGTGTCGAATGTGGACGCCAGCGCGTGGTGGCCCGCGGAGTCGTAGGCGTCCAGCGGTTCCTCGATCCACACCAGTTCCAGCGGTTCGAGTGCCCGGCACATCCGGCGCGCCGCGGTCCGGTCCCACTGCTGGTTCGCGTCGACCATCAGCGGGACGGAATCGCCGAGCTTCTCCCGGACCGCGCTGACCCTGGCCAGGTCCGCGGCGCCGTCCGGGTGCCCGACTTTCAGCTTGATCCCGCCGATGCCGTCGCGCACCGAGCTCGCGGCGCGTTCCACGACTTCTTCGATCGGCGCGTGCAGAAATCCACCCGATGTGTTGTAGCAGCGCACCGAATCCCTGTGCGCCCCAAGGAGTTTGCCCAGCGGCAAGTCCGCGCGCTTGGCCTTGAGGTCCCACAGCGCGACGTCGAAGGCGGCGATCGCCTGGATCGCCAGTCCGCTGCGCCCGACCGAGGCGCCCGCCCAGACGAGCTTGTCCCAGATCTTGCCGATGTCGCTGGGATCCTCGTCCAGCAGCACCGGTGCGATCTCGCGCGCGTGCGCGAACTGGCCGGGTCCGCCCGCGCGCTTGGAGTAGCTGAAGCCGATGCCTTCCGCGCCGTCGTCGGTGCTGATCTCGGCGAACAGCATCGCGACCTCGGTCATCGGCCGTTGCCTGCCGGTGAGCACCTTGGCGTCGGAGATCGCGGTCGGCAGCGGCAGTGTGATCGACGAGATCTTCACCCGGCTGATCCGGTCGAAACCCGTGCTCATGGTCGCTCCATTCGTGACGTGTGCGGCGCTTCAGCGAACGGATCCTCCACAGAGGACTACTCAGTCCGCGTCGAACTGGATTCGTTTGATCGGGCCCATCACCGCGAAACCGACCAGTGCGAGCAGTCCGTGCGCGGCCACGAACCACAACGCGGTGTGGAAGGAACCGGTGACCTGCACGGTGTAGCCGATGACGATCGGCGTGACGATCCCCGCGGCGTTGCCGAACGCGTTCATGGTCGAGCCGACGAAACTCGCGGCCTCCGGCGGCGCGATGTCGGTGGTGATCGCCCAGCCGAGCGCGCCGAGCCCCTTGCCGAAGAACGCCAGCGTCATCAGCGCGATGATCAGCGCGCTGCTGTCGGTGAGATTGCACAGCCCGATGCTGGTGGCCAGCACCATCCCGAGCACAGAAGGGATTTTGCGCGCGGCGGTCACCGAAAGCCCGCGACGCAGCAACGCGTCCGAGAAGAAGCCGCCGAGCAGCCCGCCGCCGAACCCGCACAGCGCCGGGAGCGCCGCGACGAAACCGACTTCGAGAAGCGACAATCCGCGGCCCTGCACCAAGTAAACCGGGAACCAGGTGATGAAGAAGTACGTCAGCGCGTTGATCGCGTACTGCGTGATGTAGACGCCCCACAGCCCGCGGAAGGTGAAGATCTTCCCGAGGCTGCGCCAGTTCAGCGCCTCCCGCGATGCGCCGCGCGCACCCGCCTCATCAAGGTCGACGAGCCCGCCGCCGTCGCGGATCGTTCCCAGCTCCTTCGCGCTCACGCGCGGATGGTTCCGCGGCGAATCCATCCACCGGAACCACAGCACGGCCAGCACCAGCCCCAGCGCACCGAGCATCACGAACACCCAGCGCCAGCCGAACTGGTGCGTAAGCCACCCCATGACCGGCGCGAACGCTGCGGTGGCGAAGTACTGCGCGGAGTTGAACACCGCCGTGGCCCTGCCCCGCTCCGCGGTCGGGAACCAGGTCGTCGCCACCCGCGCGTTGGCGGGAAATGCCGGGGATTCGAAGGCGCCCAGCAGCAGCCGGAGCACGAAGATGGTCGTCACGGCCACCAGCACCGGTGTCGTGATCAGCCCGACGAGGCTCACCGCGAGCGTGACCAACGTCCACAGCACGAGGCTCAGGCCGTAGATCCGGCGCGCGCCGAACCGGTCGAGCAGCACGCCGCCGGGCAGTTGCGCGATCACGTAGGCCCAGCTGAACGCCGAGAAGATGTAGCCCAGCTGCACGGTGCTGAAGCCCAGATCGGCCTGCACGCTGCTGCCGGTGATCGACAGGCTGCTGCGATCCGCGTAATTCACCGTGGTGATCACGAAGATCAGCGCGAGCACCAGCATCCGGGTCGGCACCCTGGGCCCGGCCGGACTTCCCGCGCCTGCCCCATTTTTCGCGCTGACCCTCGGTTCGGTATCAGACATCGTCGTCCTTCCCGGTGCGAAACCGGCGGCGCCGCCTCGCCCGCCTACCGTCCGGCGGGATCGAAGACTAGGACGAGCCCGGATGCGGATCTAACACCGTTTTCGCATGTTCCGATGCGGCGAGGGCATTGCTCGCGGTCAGCTCGACCCGCACCGGAACGGCTGCCGGGTGGGAGCTCCCCACGCAGAACAGCCACCCAGCGTAGCCGATTACCTCCAAAGTGGGACGGTGTGGTACACCTTGATCGACACGGCAAGTACTTCTTCAGCCACACCCGGTGCCACCGGGCGGTGAGGAGCCCTGTTGGTCCGGCAGCGCAGCAGCGACACGCAGCAGCCCAACGTCGCCCGCGTCTACGACTACTTCCTGGGCGGGGCGGCGAACTACGCGGTGGACCGCGAGTTCGGCAAGCGCGCGCTGCAGCGGTTCCCGTTCGTCGAATCGGTCGCGAAGGCGAATCGGCTGTTCCTGCACCGGACGGTGCGCTACCTGCTGTCCCAAGGCGTCCGGCAGTTCATCGACATCGGCTCGGGCGTGCCGACGATGGGTGCGACGCACCAGGTCGCCGCCGAGGCCGGTGGCGCACGCGTCGTCTACGTCGACAACGAGGACGTCGCGGTGGCGCAGTCGAAGCTGGAGCTGGAGCGCGACGGCGACCCGCGGCGGCACACCGTGGTGCGCGCCGACCTCCGCGAACCGGACGAGCTGTGGCAGGCCGTGGCCACCTCCGGAATCGTGACGCTGCGCGAACCGGTCGCGGTGCTGCTGCTGGTAGTGCTGCACGTCAAGCAGCTCGACGACGCCGGCCGCGATGTCGGCCCGGCCTCGGTCGCGCGGTTGCGCGAGCTGATCTCGCCCGGTTCCTACCTCGCGCTCTCGCACGGCACCGACGATCAGGTTCCCGACGGGCGCGCCACCAAGATGGCCGAGTTCGCGGCGATGTACGACCACACCGCGACCCCGGTGATCTGGCGCTCGCAAGCCGAGATCGAGGCGCTGTTCGGGAACTTCGAGATGGTCGAGCCGGGCATGACCTGGACCCCGCTGTGGCGCCCGGAGTACGGCGACTCCAGCGAGCCGGACCTCGGGTTCAGCGATCCTTCGGAGTCCATCGGCTGGGCGGGCGTCGCCCGCAAGCCACGGCCACAGGTGTTCTGAGTCCGGGACCCGGCGAGCCGGATGGACCGCCGGGCACCGCGGATTCCGGCCCCGCCGCGAGCACGATCCGCCAGTAGGCGGTCACCTGCCCTCCGGCCACGTGTGGTAACCATTGGCCTTCGCGTTCTTCGGTCGTGATCGGCGTGCTCGTTCGGTGAGGAGATCCCCGTGGTCCGGCAACGCAAGATCGATACGCACCAGCCCAACGTCGCGCGCGTCTACGACTTCTACCTGGGCGGGCAGGCCAATTACGCGGTGGACCGCGAATTCGGCAGGCGCGCGCTGGAACGCTTCCCGTTCGTCGAATCCGTGGCGAAGGCCAACCGGCTGTTCCTGCACCGCGTGGTGCGCTACCTGCTGTCCCAAGGAATTCGGCAGTTCATCGACGTCGGCGCGGGCGTGCCCACGATGGGCGCCACCCACCAGATCGCCGCGGACGCCGGTGTCGAGGCCCGGGTGGTCTACGTGGACAACGAGGAGGTGGCCGTCGCGCACTCCGAACTGGAGCTGGAGCGCAACGGTGACCCGCGGCGGCACGGCGTGCTCCGCGCCGACCTGTGCGAACCCGACGAGCTGTGGCAAGCCGTGGCGGGCACCGGAATCCTGAAGCTGCGCGAGCCCGTCGCGCTGCTGATGATCGCGGTGCTGCACGTGCAACAGCTCGACGATCAAGGCCAGGACATCGGCCCCGCCTGCGTCGAGCGGTTCCGCGAACTGCTCTCCCCCGGCTCCTACCTGGCGTTGTCGCACGGCACCG from Saccharopolyspora sp. SCSIO 74807 encodes:
- a CDS encoding MFS transporter, translated to MTEPNHPPNGAAPAPPAVRRKAVLAASIGNFVEWFEFTLYGFFAAAIAVNFFPVPDGTTSLIPTFAAFGISFVLRPLGALVFGHFGDRLGRRGTLAVSLIGMSAATFVIGVLPNADAIGVLAPILLIVARVAQGFSAGGEFGGATAYMVEYAPEHRRNFFGSWQFFTQMLAGLAGSAVGASLSAVLSEQALNAWGWRIPFLLTLPLGVIGFYLRLRLDETPQFKAEQGGERGAPLPTVLRDHWPNVLKVIGLMITGTTFFYMVQAFFPAFLVEQVGLARGQMFAAMMIGTCAQLVLIPLWALYADRIGRRRPMLVGSLAVLVVCAVPTYLLFLHGTFGSAALGYLVLAVVLAPMTGCLATALAESFPTSVRYSGLSVAYSVSVSVFGGFTPLILSALAASGRLAPAYYLVGAAVLSLVAALLLPESAQSSDPASDRDGAAV
- a CDS encoding Lrp/AsnC family transcriptional regulator; the encoded protein is MHPLLDEQDLSLLHALQVAPRVSWADAARVLGSTATTLAARWERLRSSGTAWVTAHAGGKLSTVTLAFVELDVAPQRRSEVIGALCRDPRAATIDETASGRDLIITVLTPDHDSLTRFALDELPRIPGVQRVDTHLATKVHAEGSRWRLDALDPAQRSELQAAAPRTDGFTSLPEHYWPLVEALIHDGRRSAADIARVLDRNPATVRRQVGRLLASEQLSFRCDVAQVRSQWPMSCIFLAELPAAELDRTVRSLRTLAELRLCVSTVGKANLLFQLWARSPADLRRLELLLAEKLPRLSINERVLVLRVAKRMGWLLDESGRCTGEVVVPSVTPRWLPG
- a CDS encoding L-talarate/galactarate dehydratase, translated to MSTGFDRISRVKISSITLPLPTAISDAKVLTGRQRPMTEVAMLFAEISTDDGAEGIGFSYSKRAGGPGQFAHAREIAPVLLDEDPSDIGKIWDKLVWAGASVGRSGLAIQAIAAFDVALWDLKAKRADLPLGKLLGAHRDSVRCYNTSGGFLHAPIEEVVERAASSVRDGIGGIKLKVGHPDGAADLARVSAVREKLGDSVPLMVDANQQWDRTAARRMCRALEPLELVWIEEPLDAYDSAGHHALASTFDTPIATGEMLASTAEHAELIRLGGADVVQPDAPRIGGISRFLKVMALAEQQHLQLAPHFAMEIHVHLAAAYPHEPWVEHFEWLDPLFNEHLEISDGRMHLSARPGLGVTLSDQARAWTVAEHEVTG
- a CDS encoding MFS transporter, which produces MSDTEPRVSAKNGAGAGSPAGPRVPTRMLVLALIFVITTVNYADRSSLSITGSSVQADLGFSTVQLGYIFSAFSWAYVIAQLPGGVLLDRFGARRIYGLSLVLWTLVTLAVSLVGLITTPVLVAVTTIFVLRLLLGAFESPAFPANARVATTWFPTAERGRATAVFNSAQYFATAAFAPVMGWLTHQFGWRWVFVMLGALGLVLAVLWFRWMDSPRNHPRVSAKELGTIRDGGGLVDLDEAGARGASREALNWRSLGKIFTFRGLWGVYITQYAINALTYFFITWFPVYLVQGRGLSLLEVGFVAALPALCGFGGGLLGGFFSDALLRRGLSVTAARKIPSVLGMVLATSIGLCNLTDSSALIIALMTLAFFGKGLGALGWAITTDIAPPEAASFVGSTMNAFGNAAGIVTPIVIGYTVQVTGSFHTALWFVAAHGLLALVGFAVMGPIKRIQFDAD
- a CDS encoding SAM-dependent methyltransferase is translated as MVRQRSSDTQQPNVARVYDYFLGGAANYAVDREFGKRALQRFPFVESVAKANRLFLHRTVRYLLSQGVRQFIDIGSGVPTMGATHQVAAEAGGARVVYVDNEDVAVAQSKLELERDGDPRRHTVVRADLREPDELWQAVATSGIVTLREPVAVLLLVVLHVKQLDDAGRDVGPASVARLRELISPGSYLALSHGTDDQVPDGRATKMAEFAAMYDHTATPVIWRSQAEIEALFGNFEMVEPGMTWTPLWRPEYGDSSEPDLGFSDPSESIGWAGVARKPRPQVF
- a CDS encoding SAM-dependent methyltransferase, which gives rise to MVRQRKIDTHQPNVARVYDFYLGGQANYAVDREFGRRALERFPFVESVAKANRLFLHRVVRYLLSQGIRQFIDVGAGVPTMGATHQIAADAGVEARVVYVDNEEVAVAHSELELERNGDPRRHGVLRADLCEPDELWQAVAGTGILKLREPVALLMIAVLHVQQLDDQGQDIGPACVERFRELLSPGSYLALSHGTADDVPDGLATEMAECAAMYDHTATPVLWRSHREIEALFGDFEVAEPGATWTPLWRPEHGDGQTAISFDDPSESLVWAGVARKPRRAERS